A single window of Nicotiana tomentosiformis chromosome 1, ASM39032v3, whole genome shotgun sequence DNA harbors:
- the LOC104102784 gene encoding beta-galactosidase 13-like, producing MAKQNQILLTLALLIFSLISSATGAAEKPRGVTYDSRSLIVNGNRELFFSGSIHYPRSPPEMWPDIIRKAKEGGINLIQTYVFWNIHEHIQGQFDFEGNYDIVKFIKEIGKQGLYVTLRIGPYIEAEWTSGGFPYWLREVKNITFRSYNEPFVYHMKKYAEMVIELMKKEKLFAPQGGPIILAQIENEYNNVQLAYKENGKKYIEWAANMAVGLYNGVPWIMCKQKDAPPSVINTCNGRHCGDTFTGPNGPNKPSLWTENWTAQYRTYGDPPAQRSAEDLAFSVARFFAKNGTLTNYYMYYGGTNFGRTSSSFVTTRYYDEAPLDEFGLMRDPKWSHLRDLHRALRLSRRALLWGTPTVQKINENLEITVYEKPGPDHMCAAFLTNNHTKLPSNITFRGAEYYLPEKSISILADCKTVVYNTQTVVSQHNSRNFVPSEKAKNLKWEIYQEKVPTIHDLALKNRDPLELYSLTKDKSDYAWYSTSINLDRRDLPMRPDILPVLQIASMGHALVAFVNGQYVGFGHGNNIEKSFVFRQPVVLKPGINHITLLAETIGYPNSGAYMEKRFAGPRGVTLQGLMAGTLDITLNVWGHEVGVYGEKEQLFTEEGAKKVKWNSLAGPPPGPVTWLKTYFDAPEGTDPVALRMDKMQKGMMWVNGKSLGRYWASFLSPLGQPTQSEYHIPRAFLKPNNNLLVVFEETGGHPEIIQIVTVNRDTICSMITEYHPPNVKYWERSRSKFRAVVEDLKAGAHLTCPDDNVIEKVEFASYGDPDGACGNFYMGNCTSPNSIKVAEKYCLGKHTCSIPVEREVFDEPNKDPCPNIFKTLAVQVKCVVPKKN from the exons atggCTAAACAAAATCAGATATTATTAACGTTAGCCCTCCTGATTTTCTCGTTGATTTCATCGGCGACCGGAGCCGCCGAAAAGCCACGTGGCGTCACTTACGATAGTCGTTCCTTAATCGTCAATGGAAACAGAGAATTGTTCTTTTCTGGTTCGATTCACTATCCTCGTAGCCCTCCTGAG ATGTGGCCAGACATTATCAGGAAAGCTAAAGAAGGAGGTATTAATCTCATTCAGACCTATGTGTTTTGGAACATTCACGAGCACATTCAAGGCCAG TTCGATTTTGAAGGAAATTATGACATTGTCAAGTTTATCAAAGAGATCGGTAAACAGGGCCTGTATGTAACTCTGAGAATTGGTCCTTACATTGAAGCAGAATGGACTTCAGG AGGGTTCCCATACTGGCTAAGAGAAGTTAAAAATATCACATTCCGTTCTTATAACGAGCCATTCGTG TACCACATGAAAAAATACGCAGAAATGGTCATTGAGCTGATGAAAAAGGAGAAATTGTTTGCGCCTCAAGGAGGTCCCATCATCCTGGCACAG ATAGAAAATGAGTACAATAATGTCCAGCTAGCTTATAAAGAAAACGGAAAGAAATATATTGAGTGGGCAGCAAATATGGCTGTGGGATTATACAATGGAGTCCCCTGGATCATGTGCAAGCAAAAGGATGCCCCTCCATCTGTG ATAAACACATGCAATGGAAGGCATTGTGGGGATACTTTCACAGGCCCTAATGGTCCCAACAAACCTTCTTTGTGGACTGAAAATTGGACTGCGCA GTATAGAACTTATGGAGATCCTCCAGCACAAAGATCAGCAGAAGATCTTGCTTTTTCTGTGGCTCGTTTCTTTGCAAAGAATGGAACTCTTACAAACTATTACatg tactATGGTGGAACCAACTTTGGAAGAACAAGCTCTTCTTTCGTGACTACTCGTTATTATGATGAAGCCCCTCTTGATGAATTTG GTTTAATGAGGGATCCCAAATGGAGTCACTTGAGAGACTTGCACAGGGCATTAAGATTGTCGAGAAGAGCTCTTCTTTGGGGTACTCCCACCGTACAAAAGATTAACGAGAATCTTGAG ATCACTGTCTATGAGAAGCCTGGACCTGATCATATGTGTGCTGCCTTTTTGACCAACAACCACACAAAGTTACCATCCAACATTACATTTAGGGGAGCAGAATATTACTTGCCTGAGAAATCAATTAGCATTCTTGCTGATTGTAAGACTGTGGTTTACAACACTCAAACG GTTGTTTCGCAACATAATTCAAGAAACTTTGTTCCGTCGGAGAAAGCAAAGAATCTAAAATGGGAAATATATCAAGAAAAAGTACCAACAATACATGATTTGGCACTTAAGAACAGGGATCCCTTGGAACTTTACAGTTTGACCAAAGATAAATCTGACTATGCTTGGTACAGCACaag CATCAACCTTGATCGACGTGACTTGCCCATGAGACCTGATATTCTCCCTGTATTGCAAATTGCAAGTATGGGCCATGCATTGGTTGCCTTTGTCAATGGACAATATGTTG GGTTTGGGCACGGGAACAATATCGAGAAGAGCTTCGTCTTCCGGCAACCAGTCGTCTTGAAACCTGGAATCAATCACATCACCCTTTTAGCTGAGACAATTGGATATCCG AATAGCGGAGCCTATATGGAAAAGAGGTTTGCAGGACCCCGTGGTGTGACACTTCAGGGTTTAATGGCTGGAACTCTTGATATCACTTTGAATGTTTGGGGACATGAG GTTGGTGTATATGGAGAAAAAGAACAATTATTCACAGAAGAAGGTGCAAAGAAAGTGAAATGGAATTCCTTAGCTGGTCCGCCACCAGGACCTGTTACTTGGTTGAAG ACATATTTTGATGCCCCAGAAGGCACTGATCCAGTGGCCTTGAGAATGGACAAAATGCAAAAAGGTATGATGTGGGTCAATGGTAAAAGCCTTGGTCGTTACTGGGCATCTTTCCTCTCTCCTCTTGGACAGCCCACTCAATCTGA GTATCATATTCCAAGAGCATTTTTGAAGCCAAACAATAATCTCCTAGTTGTTTTTGAAGAAACTGGAGGTCACCCAGAAATAATTCAAATAGTAACAGTGAACAGAGACACAATCTGCAGTATGATCACCGAATATCATCCTCCAAATGTTAAGTATTGGGAGAGATCTAGAAGTAAATTTCGCGCCGTCGTAGAAGATCTCAAAGCAGGAGCTCACTTAACTTGCCCAGACGATAATGTGATCGAGAAAGTTGAGTTTGCTAGTTATGGTGATCCAGATGGTGCATGTGGAAATTTCTACATGGGAAATTGCACATCACCTAATAGTATTAAAGTAGCAGAAAAGTATTGTTTGGGAAAACACACATGTTCTATCCCAGTTGAGAGAGAGGTTTTTGACGAGCCAAACAAGGACCCATGCCCTAATATTTTCAAGACTTTGGCTGTCCAAGTCAAGTGTGTTGTACCAAAGAAGAATTAA
- the LOC138907037 gene encoding uncharacterized protein, producing the protein MHRHSTPYRPKANGAIEATNKNIKKILRKMIQGSRQWHEKLPFALLGYRTTARTSVGAIPYLLVYGTEVVIPDEVEIPSLRIIVELEIEDAEWIPFRSNLASKAKQKWLQNCLQFFRNTEHNLEHIRH; encoded by the exons atgcatcgccattctaccccttaccggccaaaagccaatggagccaTTGAAGCgacgaacaagaacatcaagaagattcttaggaaaatgatccaaggttcgagacaatggcatgaaaagttgccttttgctcttttgggataccgcacgactgctcgcacatctgttggtgctattccttatctgttggtatatgggacgGAAGTTGTAATACCGGatgaagtcgaaattccctctcttcggatcattgtggagttggagattgaagatgcagaatgg attccctttcggtctaatcttgcatcaaaagcaaagcaaaaatggctgcaaaactgtCTACAGTTTTTCCGTAATACCGAgcacaatttggagcatatacggcattga